A genomic stretch from Larimichthys crocea isolate SSNF chromosome XXII, L_crocea_2.0, whole genome shotgun sequence includes:
- the sptbn4a gene encoding spectrin beta chain, non-erythrocytic 4, which yields MLMARDTARDEAQKLHRKWLKHQAFMAELARNKEWLAKIEQEGQELIQEKPELRSVVQQKLEEIRECWSDLESTTKAKARQLFENNKPEPAMKSYSDLDNQLSHLEQQPPQLEQAHHLPTFNEQLQKFQAMESQIGDFYKDVGELGSLQGVCLPQRGLMAVDKEGGEQSGVVETRIVRLIEPLKERRRILLASKEMHQVAQDLEDEILWIQERLPLASCKDYGNNLQSVQQHVKKNQTLQRELTGRRARVEEVLDRAGIIASLRTPEVEFVREGAGHVRQLWEVLQLETERRSVMLDAALQSQQYYSEAAKVESWLSGQKLHLVNEEKGTDEASTLQLLKAHLALEQTVETYAETVGMLSQQCQHLLEVGHPESEQITKQQSHIDRLYVSLKDMVEHRKTKLEQQYWLYQLNKDVEELEKWITEREAVASSTELGQDLEDVTVLQERFTKFASETNSVGQQRMEQVNKMVNEMIDCGHSDAATIAEWKDGLNESWADLLELMETRRQMLTASHQLHKFFTDCKEVLAQIAGKMKQLPEVRACQANITNPATLQRLMHSFEHALQLLVAQVRQLQENAAQLRTIYAGEKAEAIMVKEQEVMEAWKELLSSCEASRVQVTSVTDKVQFFSVVRENLMWMEGIMGQIGWDEPRDLTALEVMMKQHQELKAKIDGRSKTIQQCADLGKILIAAGNPASEEIKEKLDSLLAKQKDLVEKWDKHQEKLQRKQERFQFAQETVKAEAWLKAKEPLITSKEPEGGAAQPQTDEVEQLILRHEAFRKAAVTWKERFSSLRQLSAAEKKKEEEKKTTPLSSRRMFPLSCLTPSVPSTSATSSFLRQTVQANIEPKPLQTSLDLGAIPTTQRLSSTLSSYNPVINGSGYHGLEQQSTGKLVSTPYLGMNNPAAGGGSDSGFSALTQSGGADTSTYLGMNHQTAGSAESSGYFGMTTGCVGSMQNHLSSGRLGSSGNLAQQPSSGSMGNPGFLPQQNMGSSGYLAQTQNMGSSGYLAQQPNLGSTGYLAQPPNMGSSGYLAQQTNMGSSGYLAQQPNMGSSGYLAQQPNMGSSGYLAQQPNMVSSAYLAQNYQGSGGMGSSGYLAQNHFSSGSLGSSGYLAQSGGIMDPKMAYAWQHLKADFMQPRINHIHKAVNPLLEASRVQREQFGDIPMADMMGPESGLELLHGRLQRDPRGSRSDPQMDHLRREREYKLGRQTSSEQEIQARLNELPLIVRQERYRRRLERQSSSEQEGSSKQRLQRQDSSDAEGSVKDGSDKRSGDKRSTMAEIVEQVQEREAASARGEPYRPTSSLSAPVTRFDGRPRARDRPKPRRRPRPKEPEESRRSRSAPATGAPTTPQPPSHTAQNEGPLYRKKATNSDLENQQRSPNSKSWVSVYCVLKEGMLTFYKDARNLTVTYNDEPPVDLSNCTFDPTMGYKKKKNVFILRLKDGNNFAFHARDEEDLKAWTSNITTCIAEHAAMVKWDKPGTSSMDPDHSERKEKSEGDADARSERSEPPEGEERSEKERSEKGDGSEKLDTSEIADKMEGGAGGSSTSGKSK from the exons ATGCTTATGGCCCGAGACACGGCGCGGGATGAGGCTCAAAAGCTACACAGGAAGTGGCTGAAGCACCAGGCCTTTATGGCGGAGCTGGCCCGCAATAAAGAATGGCTGGCCAAGATAGAACAG GAGGGTCAGGAGCTGATCCAGGAGAAGCCAGAGCTGCGTTCGGTCGTTCAGCAGAAGCTGGAGGAGATCAGAGAGTGCTGGTCCGACCTGGAGAGCACGACCAAGGCCAAGGCCCGCCAGCTCTTCGAGAACAACAAGCCCGAGCCGGCCATGAAGAGCTACTCGGACCTCGACAACCAGCTCTCCCACCTGGAGCAGCAGCCCCCCCAGCTGGAACAGGCGCACCACCTGCCCACCTTCAATGAGCAGCTCCAGAAATTCCAG GCTATGGAGTCTCAGATAGGGGACTTTTACAAGGATGTGGGAGAGCTGGGGAGCTTGCAGGGGGTCTGCCTACCCCAGCGAGGGCTGATGGCAGTTGACAAGGAGGGTGGCGAGCAGTCGGGCGTGGTGGAGACCCGCATCGTCCGCCTCATTGAGCCCCTGAAGGAGAGACGCCGCATCCTATTGGCTTCCAAAGAAATGCACCAAGTCGCCCAAGACCTGGAGGATGAGATA CTGTGGATTCAGGAGAGGCTTCCCTTGGCCTCCTGTAAGGATTATGGGAATAACCTCCAGAGTGTACAGCAGCATGTAAAAAAGAACCAG ACGCTTCAGAGGGAGCTGACAGGGCGGCGGGCGCGTgtcgaggaggttctggaccgGGCGGGGATTATCGCCTCGCTGAGGACTCCCGAGGTGGAGTTTGTCCGCGAAGGGGCGGGGCACGTGCGCCAGCTGTGGGAGGTTTTGCAGCTGGAGACGGAGAGGAGGTCTGTGATGCTGGACGCCGCGCTGCAGTCTCAGCAGTACTACAGCGAGGCGGCTAAAGTGGAGTCCTGGCTGTCTGGTCAGAAGCTCCATCTGGTCAATGAAGAAAAGGGCACG GACGAGGCAAGCACCCTGCAGTTGCTGAAGGCCCACCTGGCTCTGGAGCAGACAGTGGAAACATATGCAGAGACAGTAGGCATGCTCTCCCAGCAGTGCCAGCATCTACTGGAAGTTGGACACCCAGAAAG TGAGCAGATCACCAAGCAGCAGTCCCACATAGACCGGCTGTATGTGTCTCTGAAGGACATGGTGGAGCACAGGAAGACCAAGCTGGAGCAGCAGTACTGGCTCTATCAGCTCAACAAGGATGTGGAGGAGTTAGAGAAGTGGATCACCGAGCGCGAGGCGGTGGCCAGTTCCACTGAGCTGGGCCAAGACCTGGAGGATGTCACG GTGCTTCAGGAGAGATTCACCAAGTTTGCCTCGGAAACCAACAGCGTCGGCCAGCAGCGCATGGAGCAGGTGAACAAAATGGTGAACGAGATGATCGACTGCGGCCACTCCGACGCGGCCACCATCGCCGAGTGGAAGGACGGACTGAACGAGTCGTGGGCCGACCTcctggagctgatggagaccCGCAGGCAGATGCTGACGGCGTCGCACCAGCTGCACAAGTTCTTCACCGACTGCAAAGAG GTCTTGGCTCAGATCGCGGGGAAGATGAAGCAGCTGCCAGAGGTGAGGGCGTGCCAAGCCAACATCACCAATCCAGCTACCCTGCAGAGACTCATGCACTCCTTCGAGCATGCCCTTCAACTGCTAGTCGCACAG GTGAGGCAGCTGCAGGAGAACGCTGCCCAGTTGAGAACCATCTACGCTGGTGAGAAAGCTGAAGCCATCATGGTCAAAGAGCAGGAGGTGATGGAGGCGTGGAAGGAGCTGCTGAGCTCTTGCGAGGCCAGTCGCGTCCAGGTGACTTCGGTAACCGACAAGGTGCAGTTCTTCTCGGTAGTGCGTGAAAATCTGATGTGGATGGAAGGCATCATGGGCCAGATAGGATGGGATGAGCCCAG GGATTTGACGGCTCTGGAGGTGATGATGAAACAACATCAGGAGCTGAAAGCCAAAATAGACGGCCGCAGCAAGACCATACAGCAGTGTGCAGATCTTGGCAAGATCCTGATAGCTGCAGGCAACCCCGCATCGGAGGAG ATTAAAGAGAAGCTGGACAGCCTTCTGGCTAAGCAGAAGGATCTTGTTGAGAAATGGGACAAACACCAGGAAAAGTTACAGCGCA AGCAGGAAAGGTTCCAATTTGCCCAGGAGACGGTAAAGGCGGAAGCCTGGCTGAAGGCCAAAGAGCCGCTGATCACCTCCAAGGAGCCGGAGGGAGGAGCGGCCCAGCCCCAAACAGACGAGGTTGAACAGCTCATCCTTCGCCATGAGGCCTTCCGCAAGGCTGCTGTAACCTGGAAAGAACGCTTCAGCTCTCTCCGCCAGCTTTCCGCA gctgagaagaaaaaagaggaggagaaaaagacaaCCCCGCTCTCCAGCCGAAGGATGTTCCCATTATCTTGTCTGACTCCCAGTGTTCCCTCAACCAGTGCTACCTCGTCTTTCTTGAGGCAGACGGTACAGGCGAATATCGAACCCAAACCTTTACAGACCAGTCTGGATCTGGGTGCCATCCCTACGACCCAGAGATTGTCCTCGACGCTCTCCAGCTACAACCCCGTCATAAACGGATCAGGCTACCACGGACTGGAACAGCAAAGCACTGGGAAGTTGGTGAGCACCCCGTACCTTGGGATGAACAACCCGGCGGCCGGAGGCGGAAGCGACTCCGGTTTCTCGGCGCTGACCCAAAGCGGCGGAGCGGACACTTCGACTTATCTCGGAATGAACCATCAAACTGCCGGCAGCGCTGAGAGCTCCGGGTACTTTGGAATGACGACCGGGTGTGTGGGTAGTATGCAAAACCATCTAAGCAGTGGCAGGTTAGGAAGTTCAGGTAACCTAGCTCAGCAGCCAAGCAGTGGAAGTATGGGGAACCCGGGCTTTCTGCCTCAACAGAATATGGGAAGTTCTGGATATTTGGCCCAAACACAAAATATGGGAAGTTCTGGATACTTGGCACAACAGCCTAATTTAGGGAGTACAGGATATTTGGCACAACCGCCTAATATGGGGAGCTCTGGGTATTTGGCACAGCAGACCAATATGGGGAGTTCTGGGTATTTGGCACAACAGCCTAATATGGGGAGTTCTGGGTATTTGGCCCAACAGCCTAATATGGGGAGTTCTGGGTATTTGGCACAGCAGCCTAACATGGTGAGTTCTGCATACCTAGCGCAGAATTATCAGGGCAGTGGGGGAATGGGTAGCTCAGGCTATCTCGCACAAAATCACTTCAGCAGTGGAAGTCTGGGTAGTTCTGGTTATCTCGCGCAGAGCGGTGGCATCATGGACCCTAAAATGGCATACGCGTGGCAGCACCTGAAAGCTGACTTCATGCAGCCCAGGATCAATCACATCCACAAAGCTGTAAACCCCCTTCTAGAAGCCAGTAGAGTGCAGCGGGAACAGTTTGGGGACATCCCAATGGCAGACATGATGGGGCCGGAGTCGGGGCTGGAGCTCCTCCACGGCCGTCTCCAGAGGGATCCGCGTGGCAGCCGCTCCGACCCTCAGATGGACCACCTGAGGCGAGAGAGGGAGTACAAGCTGGGTAGACAGACCTCCAGCGAACAGGAGATCCAAGCCAGGCTGAACGAGCTGCCGCTGATTGTGCGTCAGGAGCGCTATCGGAGGCGCCTGGAGAGGCAGTCGTCCAGCGAACAGGAGGGGAGCAGCaagcagaggctgcagaggcaAGACTCGAGTGACGCCGAGGGCTCTGTTAAAGACGGCTCTGACAAACGCTCAGG GGACAAGAGATCTACCATGGCAGAGATTGTAGAACAAGTCcaggagagagaagcagcatcT GCACGAGGAGAACCTTACCGGCCTACTAGCAGCCTCTCAGCACCCGTGACTCGTTTTGATGGACGCCCTCGTGCGCGAGACCGTCCCAAACCCAGGAGGAGGCCCCGTCCGAAAGAGCCCGAGGAGTCACGGCGTTCTCGCTCGGCTCCAGCTACCGGTGCCCCAACAACACCTCAGCCACCTTCACACACTGCCCAAAACGAAGGCCCCCTTTACCGCAAAAAGGCCACCAACTCTGACCTTGAAAATCAGCAGAGAAGCCCGAACAG taagtcCTGGGTGAGCGTATATTGTGTGCTGAAAGAGGGAATGCTGACCTTCTACAAGGATGCAAGGAACCTGACCGTAACGTACAACGACGAGCCTCCCGTTGACCTTAGTAACTGCACATTTGATCCTACAATGGgatacaagaagaagaaaaacgtCTTCATTCTTAG ATTAAAAGATGGAAACAACTTTGCATTCCATGCAAGAGACGAG GAGGACCTGAAGGCTTGGACTTCAAACATCACCACCTGTATAGCTGAGCATGCGGCCATGGTCAAGTGGGACAAGCCAGGAACCTCGTCCATGGACCCCGACCACtcggagaggaaggagaagtcGGAGGGGGACGCGGATGCCAGGTCAGAGAGGTCCGAGCCCCCCGAAGGGGAGGAGAGGTCCGAGAAGGAGAGGTCAGAGAAAGGCGATGGCTCTGAGAAGTTAGACACGTCAGAAATCGCCGACAAAATGGAGGGCGGGGCGGGGGGCTCCAGCACGTCTGGAAAGAGCAAATGA